The following are from one region of the Bactrocera oleae isolate idBacOlea1 chromosome 6, idBacOlea1, whole genome shotgun sequence genome:
- the Abl gene encoding tyrosine-protein kinase Abl isoform X2, with protein sequence MGAQQGKERGSHSSGGGHGGTASCIGVPSSGSPVGLSSSHGISVGSVNALAAGSTLRGSRIKSSATPASVGGSSHRSTTASGSSIGHTSKDNHSRCNAIGMNIFTEHNGPMHRVQQQQLRDAAKYQIHLEALRQSRPLPHIPAGTTMLPDADLQSQDGVSLHTQGHSQGHNSATSGFESAHRWTSKENLLAPGPEEDDPQLFVALYDFQAGGENQLSLKKGEQVRILSYNKSGEWCEAHSDSGNVGWVPSNYVTPLNSLEKHSWYHGPISRNAAEYLLSSGINGSFLVRESESSPGQRSISLRYEGRVYHYRISEDPDGKVFVTAEAKFNTLAELVHHHSVQHEGHGLITPLLYPAPKQNKPTVFPLSPEPDEWEICRTDIVMKHKLGGGQYGEVYEAVWKRYGNTVAVKTLKEDTMALKDFLEEAAIMKEMKHPNLVQLIGVCTREPPFYIITEFMSHGNLLDFLRSPARETLDAVALLYMATQIASGMSYLESRNYIHRDLAARNCLVGDNKLVKVADFGLARLMRDDTYTAHAGAKFPIKWTAPEGLAYNKFSTKSDVWAFGVLLWEIATYGASPYPNIDLTDVFHKLEKGYRMERPPGCPPEVYDLMRQCWHWNAADRPTFKSIHHALEHMFQESSITEAVAKQLNATTMTQSLTPQMGKKGIPASGGGGGGSSSGGGLTPSGGLLEQPVGTPMSETGSTSTKLSTFSSQGKGNVQMRRTTNKQGKQAPAPPKRTSLLSTSRDSTYREDDSRNLIDEHNTNGSSIFFNLQQQLQKQLQKQTPIQPQPYNVVSTTTTTPNNNTNNKRCKTNSYTLCTTPPPPQYSIKKSSSCSSFLIDILFRGLTRDINSLTQRYDSENDNTTGDPDTDATGDSLECQNIPTSQSKVQHSLHSGGIGPRSAQQHSSFKRPTPVMGNRGLETRQSKRSQHQQQHHAPRDNSAGGCSSHHVTVGALEVNNVKCVVNRYGTLPKVQRIGAYLNSLEDPHTPPQHSIATHLSTVAPVATTNGHGGHTAAIRQQLPPAHVMPLPPPMKSVTNVTPTGNCSNIPTPPQQMIRSNSSSGVTMQNSASASLNKLQRHRTAADGTMMTFSSFRGTSSSNSPKRSQQPALANLEFPPPPLDLPPPPEEFETPPPPPPPAPAAEVLEELQSASITSTQYPLPNSSSNDVSNTAPSVEEASTRFGVSLRKREPSTDSCSSLGSPPEVANANTNAGGNVQELTMKEKLMAEIKDRSKENSANNANLQNGSTVPAGSGVDPVSLLFTELAEMNLTKQKSTPPQLPKAQSGGSNGDSSGSQTQSQENGNTNSFKAQLKKVEPKKLPTPTQKTENQTTIIDFKAHLRKVEKDPKDKKDAGIDEAPKTILQKGQTVISTGTLGRKSDKKFTTPMTMAPTMGTLTTQQKTENTKHDMANSNNGNTINPTNTNTNSTANINGNTQHNANASSNLNCNNTPNTTELADTPVVANDGDAGKRRSTGSINSLKKLWEQSGSGADYASTLSQANCSTNSGSTGTNSNNTNSTSTSSTNQLSPKFNLKPISNAATTPTTNSNRFPPFSTQISPRTNAMNATNSMATKPPPAAPPPPPPTTNNSTNNQTQNHNQNSIFNNSHCTKSQLTTSLSTQLFTDGNHQYGEQGTSNTNNSTASTSTGNNTTTNNEIATMSQSLFVEHSSAANTGGNLMQPNNKLTTSTITTNAAATAANNTTNNIATTNKPAVPLKPTKLTIYATPISQKIAASALDSTTNSPLGSALQSSTQITRESILELVGLLETSLHQHPVNSISASQWLQLSDKLNILQNNCVVFADNETMPPHSKFHFRELVTRVETQSQSLRTAGSKNVQDNERLVSEVGQSLKQLTNALHR encoded by the exons aaGCACTGCGGCAATCCCGACCGTTGCCACACATTCCAGCCGGCACGACTATGTTGCCTGACGCCGATCTGCAAAGCCAAGATGGCGTCTCGCTACACACACAAGGTCACAGCCAAGGTCACAATTCCGCCACATCCGGCTTCGAGTCGGCACATCGCTGGACATCCAAAGAGAATCTTCTGGCACCCGGTCCAGAAGAAGACGATCCACAACTGTTCGTTGCATTATATGATTTTCAAGCCGGCGGTGAGAATCAATTGAGTCTGAAGAAAGGCGAACAGGTGCGTATATTGTCATACAACAAATCAGGCGAATGGTGTGAAGCACACTCAGACTCCGGCAATGTCGGTTGGGTGCCATCCAACTACGTGACGCCGCTCAATTCGCTAGAGAAGCACTCTTGGTATCATGGTCCCATATCGCGCAATGCCGCCGAATACTTACTCAGCTCGGGCATCAATGGTAGCTTTTTGGTGCGCGAAAGTGAAAGTTCGCCAGGGCAACGCAGCATCAGTTTAAG ATATGAAGGTCGTGTGTATCATTACCGCATTTCCGAGGATCCGGATGGTAAAGTTTTTGTCACAGCGGAAGCCAAATTTAATACACTCGCCGAACTTGTGCATCATCATAGTGTACAACACGAAGGGCATGGGTTGATTACGCCATTACTATACCCAGCGCccaaacaaaataaaccgaCTGTTTTCCCACTAAGTCCCGAACCGGACGAGTGGGAAATCTGCCGTACGGACATTGTGATGAAGCATAAGTTGGGCGGCGGCCAGTACGGTGAGGTGTACGAGGCCGTTTGGAAGCGTTACGGCAACACGGTGGCTGTTAAGACGCTAAAGGAAGACACAATGGCACTCAAGGACTTTCTCGAAGAGGCGGCTATAATGAAAGAAATGAAACATCCAAATCTAGTGCAACTAATTG GTGTTTGCACGCGTGAACCGCCCTTCTACATCATTACCGAATTCATGTCGCATGGCAACCTTTTGGATTTCCTGCGTTCGCCTGCCCGCGAAACACTCGACGCTGTGGCATTGCTTTATATGGCCACACAAATTGCCTCCGGAATGAGTTACTTGGAGTCGCGTAATTACATTCATCGCGATTTGGCCGCACGCAATTGTCTAGTGGGCGATAACAAACTTGTGAAAGTGGCCGATTTCGGTTTGGCGCGGCTTATGCGTGATGACACATACACAGCGCATGCCGGCGCCAAATTTCCCATCAAGTGGACCGCCCCAGAGGGTTTGGCGTACAATAAGTTTAGCACGAAGTCGGATGTTTGGGCATTCGGCGTTTTGTTGTGGGAGATCGCCACTTATGGCGCTTCACCCTATCCCAATATTGATCTCACCGATGTATTTCATAAGCTTGAGAAGGGCTATCGCATGGAGAGGCCGCCGGGTTGCCCACCGGAAGTGTACGATTTGATGCGTCAGTGTTGGCATTGGAATGCGGCGGATCGGCCGACATTCAAGAGTATACATCATGCGTTGGAGCATATGTTTCAG GAATCATCAATTACTGAGGCGGTCGCAAAACAATTGAATGCCACAACGATGACGCAGAGTCTAACGCCGCAAATGGGTAAAAAGGGCATACCAGCGAGTGGCGGCGGTGGTGGCGGCAGTAGCAGTGGCGGCGGTTTAACACCGAGCGGCGGCCTACTGGAACAACCCGTCGGAACACCAATGTCGG AAACCGGTTCAACTTCCACCAAATTAAGTACATTCTCCAGCCAAGGTAAAGGCAATGTGCAAATGCGCCGCACCACCAATAAACAGGGCAAACAGGCTCCTGCGCCACCAAAGCGTACGAG tttacTTTCGACCAGTCGTGATTCGACTTATCGTGAGGACGATTCACGTAATCTCATTGATGAACACAACACAAATGGTAGTAGCATCTTTTTCAACctacagcaacaactacaaaaacaactgcAAAAGCAAACTCCAATACAACCACAACCATATAATGTTGTatcaaccacaaccacaacCCCAAACAATAACACTAATAATAAACGTTGCAAAACGAATTCTTATACTTTGTGTACTACACCACCTCCTCCCCAATATTCTATAAAGAAATCATCCTCTTGCAGTAGTTTCCTAATCGATATACTTTTTCGAG GTCTCACACGCGATATTAATAGTCTTACACAACGTTATGATTCCGAAAATGACAATACAACAGGCGATCCCGACACTGATGCAACCGGTGATAGCTTGGAATGTCAAAATATACCGACCAGCCAAAGTAAGGTGCAGCATTCGCTCCACAGCGGTGGCATCGGCCCACGCTCGGCTCAACAGCATAGCTCATTCAAGCGACCAACACCCGTTATGGGCAATCGCGGTCTCGAAACACGTCAAAGCAAACGATctcaacatcaacaacaacatcatgCGCCACGTGACAATAGCGCAGGCGGGTGTTCGTCACATCACGTGACCGTCGGTGCACTGGAGGTGAATAATGTGAAGTGCGTAGTCAATCGTTATGGCACTTTACCGAAAGTACAACGCATCGGTGCATATCTGAACAGTCTGGAAGATCCGCATACGCCACCACAACACAGCATCGCCACTCATCTGTCAACGGTGGCGCCGGTTGCCACCACAAATGGTCATGGCGGGCATACAGCAGCCATACGCCAACAACTGCCACCGGCACATGTGATGCCGTTGCCGCCACCAATGAAGTCAGTGACAAATGTCACACCCACTGGAAATTGCAGCAATATACCGACGCCACCACAGCAAATGATACGTAGCAATTCGTCGAGTGGTGTTACAATGCAGAACAGCGCTTCAGCGAGCTTGAATAAACTACAACGTCATCGCACGGCTGCTGATGGCACCATGATGACGTTTTCCTCATTTCGTGGTACATCCTCCAGCAATTCACCCAAACGCAGTCAACAGCCGGCGTTAGCTAATTTGGAATTTCCACCACCGCCACTGGATTTGCCACCACCACCAGAAGAGTTCGAGAcaccgccgccgccaccaccacccGCACCAGCAGCCGAGGTGTTGGAAGAACTACAATCGGCAAGTATAACCTCAACACAATATCCCTTACCGAATAGCAGTAGTAATGATGTCTCGAACACTGCACCCAGTGTTGAGGAAGCAAGCACACGATTCGGTGTGTCCTTACGTAAGCGTGAACCATCGACAGACTCATGCAGTTCGCTGGGGTCGCCACCGGAGGTTGCAAATGCCAATACAAATGCTGGTGGTAATGTGCAAGAGCTCACTATGAAGGAGAAATTAATGGCGGAAATCAAAGACCGTTCCAAAGAGAATTCCGCCAACAATGCAAATTTGCAAAATGGCAGCACCGTACCAGCAGGTAGTGGCGTAGACCCCGTGTCTTTGCTGTTCACAGAGTTGGCCGAAATGAATTTGACAAAGCAAAAATCAACACCACCGCAACTACCAAAAGCTCAAAGTGGTGGTAGTAACGGTGATTCTAGCGGTTCGCAAACGCAATCTCAAGAAAATGGCAATACAAACTCATTTAAGGCACAGCTTAAGAAAGttgaaccaaaaaaattaccaacACCCACACAAAAGACCGAAAATCAAACGACGATCATTGACTTTAAGGCGCATTTACGAAAAGTTGAAAAGGACCCAAAAGATAAAAAAGATGCAGGCATAGATGAGGCGCCTAAAACTATACTACAAAAGGGACAAACTGTGATCTCTACGGGCACACTGGGCCGCAAGAGTGACAAGAAATTCACCACACCGATGACAATGGCGCCAACGATGGGCACATTAACAACACAACAAAAGACTGAAAATACAAAACATGACATGGCCAATAGCAATAATGGCAATACTATTAACCCTACTAATACCAACACTAACTCAACCGCAAATATCAATGGTAATACTCAACATAATGCAAATGCAAGTTCCAATTTAAATTGCAACAATACGCCAAACACCACTGAGCTAGCAGATACTCCAGTGGTCGCAAACGATGGCGATGCTGGCAAACGTCGTAGCACAGGTAGTATAAATAGTTTGAAGAAATTATGGGAGCAATCGGGCAGTGGTGCCGATTATGCAAGCACCCTATCACAGGCGAACTGCTCAACAAATAGTGGCAGCACTGGCACGAATTCCAACAATACCAACAGTACTAGCACCTCGAGCACCAATCAACTTTCACCAAAATTCAATTTGAAGCCCATCTCGAATGCTGCAACCACGCCCACAACAAATTCGAATCGTTTTCCACCATTTAGCACCCAAATCTCACCACGTACCAATGCCATGAATGCCACCAATTCCATGGCAACTAAGCCGCCACCAGCtgcaccaccaccaccgccccCTACTACCAACAACAGCACAAATAATCAAACTCAGAATCACAATCAAAATTCCATTTTCAACAATTCCCATTGCACGAAATCCCAACTAACAACCTCTCTTTCAACTCAACTATTCACAGATGGTAATCATCAGTATGGTGAACAAGGTACTTCAAACACCAATAACTCCACCGCTAGCACATCAACCGGAAATAACACAACGACTAACAACGAAATCGCTACAATGAGCCAATCACTTTTTGTAGAGCACAGCAGTGCGGCAAACACCGGCGGCAATCTAATGCAGCCAAACAATAAACTCACCACATCGACTATCACTACAAATGCGGCTGCAACAGCTGCGAATAATACAACAAACAACATTGCCACTACAAATAAACCCGCCGTACCGCTGAAACCCACCAAACTGACCATCTACGCCACGCCCATCTCACAGAAGATCGCTGCCAGCGCATTGGATAGCACCACAAACTCACCACTCGGTAGCGCACTGCAAAGTTCCACACAAATCACACGCGAGAGCATACTAGAACTTGTCGGGCTGCTCGAAACTTCACTGCATCAGCATCCCGTCAACTCGATCTCGGCCTCACAGTGGCTACAACTAAGCGACAAACTCAACATACTGCAAAATAATTGCGTAGTCTTCGCTGACAACGAAACAATGCCGCCACATTCGAAATTCCATTTTCGCGAATTGGTGACACGCGTCGAAACGCAATCGCAGAGTCTGCGCACTGCCGGCAGTAAAAATGTACAAGACAACGAGCGTCTGGTCAGCGAGGTGGGTCAATCGTTGAAGCAGCTAACAAATGCCTTGCATaggtaa
- the Abl gene encoding tyrosine-protein kinase Abl isoform X3, producing MGAQQGKERGSHSSGGGHGGTASCIGVPSSGSPVGLSSSHGISVGSVNALAAGSTLRGSRIKSSATPASVGGSSHRSTTASGSSIGHTSKDNHSRCNAIGMNIFTEHNEALRQSRPLPHIPAGTTMLPDADLQSQDGVSLHTQGHSQGHNSATSGFESAHRWTSKENLLAPGPEEDDPQLFVALYDFQAGGENQLSLKKGEQVRILSYNKSGEWCEAHSDSGNVGWVPSNYVTPLNSLEKHSWYHGPISRNAAEYLLSSGINGSFLVRESESSPGQRSISLRYEGRVYHYRISEDPDGKVFVTAEAKFNTLAELVHHHSVQHEGHGLITPLLYPAPKQNKPTVFPLSPEPDEWEICRTDIVMKHKLGGGQYGEVYEAVWKRYGNTVAVKTLKEDTMALKDFLEEAAIMKEMKHPNLVQLIGVCTREPPFYIITEFMSHGNLLDFLRSPARETLDAVALLYMATQIASGMSYLESRNYIHRDLAARNCLVGDNKLVKVADFGLARLMRDDTYTAHAGAKFPIKWTAPEGLAYNKFSTKSDVWAFGVLLWEIATYGASPYPNIDLTDVFHKLEKGYRMERPPGCPPEVYDLMRQCWHWNAADRPTFKSIHHALEHMFQESSITEAVAKQLNATTMTQSLTPQMGKKGIPASGGGGGGSSSGGGLTPSGGLLEQPVGTPMSETGSTSTKLSTFSSQGKGNVQMRRTTNKQGKQAPAPPKRTSLLSTSRDSTYREDDSRNLIDEHNTNGSSIFFNLQQQLQKQLQKQTPIQPQPYNVVSTTTTTPNNNTNNKRCKTNSYTLCTTPPPPQYSIKKSSSCSSFLIDILFRGISHLSLTRDINSLTQRYDSENDNTTGDPDTDATGDSLECQNIPTSQSKVQHSLHSGGIGPRSAQQHSSFKRPTPVMGNRGLETRQSKRSQHQQQHHAPRDNSAGGCSSHHVTVGALEVNNVKCVVNRYGTLPKVQRIGAYLNSLEDPHTPPQHSIATHLSTVAPVATTNGHGGHTAAIRQQLPPAHVMPLPPPMKSVTNVTPTGNCSNIPTPPQQMIRSNSSSGVTMQNSASASLNKLQRHRTAADGTMMTFSSFRGTSSSNSPKRSQQPALANLEFPPPPLDLPPPPEEFETPPPPPPPAPAAEVLEELQSASITSTQYPLPNSSSNDVSNTAPSVEEASTRFGVSLRKREPSTDSCSSLGSPPEVANANTNAGGNVQELTMKEKLMAEIKDRSKENSANNANLQNGSTVPAGSGVDPVSLLFTELAEMNLTKQKSTPPQLPKAQSGGSNGDSSGSQTQSQENGNTNSFKAQLKKVEPKKLPTPTQKTENQTTIIDFKAHLRKVEKDPKDKKDAGIDEAPKTILQKGQTVISTGTLGRKSDKKFTTPMTMAPTMGTLTTQQKTENTKHDMANSNNGNTINPTNTNTNSTANINGNTQHNANASSNLNCNNTPNTTELADTPVVANDGDAGKRRSTGSINSLKKLWEQSGSGADYASTLSQANCSTNSGSTGTNSNNTNSTSTSSTNQLSPKFNLKPISNAATTPTTNSNRFPPFSTQISPRTNAMNATNSMATKPPPAAPPPPPPTTNNSTNNQTQNHNQNSIFNNSHCTKSQLTTSLSTQLFTDGNHQYGEQGTSNTNNSTASTSTGNNTTTNNEIATMSQSLFVEHSSAANTGGNLMQPNNKLTTSTITTNAAATAANNTTNNIATTNKPAVPLKPTKLTIYATPISQKIAASALDSTTNSPLGSALQSSTQITRESILELVGLLETSLHQHPVNSISASQWLQLSDKLNILQNNCVVFADNETMPPHSKFHFRELVTRVETQSQSLRTAGSKNVQDNERLVSEVGQSLKQLTNALHR from the exons aaGCACTGCGGCAATCCCGACCGTTGCCACACATTCCAGCCGGCACGACTATGTTGCCTGACGCCGATCTGCAAAGCCAAGATGGCGTCTCGCTACACACACAAGGTCACAGCCAAGGTCACAATTCCGCCACATCCGGCTTCGAGTCGGCACATCGCTGGACATCCAAAGAGAATCTTCTGGCACCCGGTCCAGAAGAAGACGATCCACAACTGTTCGTTGCATTATATGATTTTCAAGCCGGCGGTGAGAATCAATTGAGTCTGAAGAAAGGCGAACAGGTGCGTATATTGTCATACAACAAATCAGGCGAATGGTGTGAAGCACACTCAGACTCCGGCAATGTCGGTTGGGTGCCATCCAACTACGTGACGCCGCTCAATTCGCTAGAGAAGCACTCTTGGTATCATGGTCCCATATCGCGCAATGCCGCCGAATACTTACTCAGCTCGGGCATCAATGGTAGCTTTTTGGTGCGCGAAAGTGAAAGTTCGCCAGGGCAACGCAGCATCAGTTTAAG ATATGAAGGTCGTGTGTATCATTACCGCATTTCCGAGGATCCGGATGGTAAAGTTTTTGTCACAGCGGAAGCCAAATTTAATACACTCGCCGAACTTGTGCATCATCATAGTGTACAACACGAAGGGCATGGGTTGATTACGCCATTACTATACCCAGCGCccaaacaaaataaaccgaCTGTTTTCCCACTAAGTCCCGAACCGGACGAGTGGGAAATCTGCCGTACGGACATTGTGATGAAGCATAAGTTGGGCGGCGGCCAGTACGGTGAGGTGTACGAGGCCGTTTGGAAGCGTTACGGCAACACGGTGGCTGTTAAGACGCTAAAGGAAGACACAATGGCACTCAAGGACTTTCTCGAAGAGGCGGCTATAATGAAAGAAATGAAACATCCAAATCTAGTGCAACTAATTG GTGTTTGCACGCGTGAACCGCCCTTCTACATCATTACCGAATTCATGTCGCATGGCAACCTTTTGGATTTCCTGCGTTCGCCTGCCCGCGAAACACTCGACGCTGTGGCATTGCTTTATATGGCCACACAAATTGCCTCCGGAATGAGTTACTTGGAGTCGCGTAATTACATTCATCGCGATTTGGCCGCACGCAATTGTCTAGTGGGCGATAACAAACTTGTGAAAGTGGCCGATTTCGGTTTGGCGCGGCTTATGCGTGATGACACATACACAGCGCATGCCGGCGCCAAATTTCCCATCAAGTGGACCGCCCCAGAGGGTTTGGCGTACAATAAGTTTAGCACGAAGTCGGATGTTTGGGCATTCGGCGTTTTGTTGTGGGAGATCGCCACTTATGGCGCTTCACCCTATCCCAATATTGATCTCACCGATGTATTTCATAAGCTTGAGAAGGGCTATCGCATGGAGAGGCCGCCGGGTTGCCCACCGGAAGTGTACGATTTGATGCGTCAGTGTTGGCATTGGAATGCGGCGGATCGGCCGACATTCAAGAGTATACATCATGCGTTGGAGCATATGTTTCAG GAATCATCAATTACTGAGGCGGTCGCAAAACAATTGAATGCCACAACGATGACGCAGAGTCTAACGCCGCAAATGGGTAAAAAGGGCATACCAGCGAGTGGCGGCGGTGGTGGCGGCAGTAGCAGTGGCGGCGGTTTAACACCGAGCGGCGGCCTACTGGAACAACCCGTCGGAACACCAATGTCGG AAACCGGTTCAACTTCCACCAAATTAAGTACATTCTCCAGCCAAGGTAAAGGCAATGTGCAAATGCGCCGCACCACCAATAAACAGGGCAAACAGGCTCCTGCGCCACCAAAGCGTACGAG tttacTTTCGACCAGTCGTGATTCGACTTATCGTGAGGACGATTCACGTAATCTCATTGATGAACACAACACAAATGGTAGTAGCATCTTTTTCAACctacagcaacaactacaaaaacaactgcAAAAGCAAACTCCAATACAACCACAACCATATAATGTTGTatcaaccacaaccacaacCCCAAACAATAACACTAATAATAAACGTTGCAAAACGAATTCTTATACTTTGTGTACTACACCACCTCCTCCCCAATATTCTATAAAGAAATCATCCTCTTGCAGTAGTTTCCTAATCGATATACTTTTTCGAGGTATTTCACACCTGA GTCTCACACGCGATATTAATAGTCTTACACAACGTTATGATTCCGAAAATGACAATACAACAGGCGATCCCGACACTGATGCAACCGGTGATAGCTTGGAATGTCAAAATATACCGACCAGCCAAAGTAAGGTGCAGCATTCGCTCCACAGCGGTGGCATCGGCCCACGCTCGGCTCAACAGCATAGCTCATTCAAGCGACCAACACCCGTTATGGGCAATCGCGGTCTCGAAACACGTCAAAGCAAACGATctcaacatcaacaacaacatcatgCGCCACGTGACAATAGCGCAGGCGGGTGTTCGTCACATCACGTGACCGTCGGTGCACTGGAGGTGAATAATGTGAAGTGCGTAGTCAATCGTTATGGCACTTTACCGAAAGTACAACGCATCGGTGCATATCTGAACAGTCTGGAAGATCCGCATACGCCACCACAACACAGCATCGCCACTCATCTGTCAACGGTGGCGCCGGTTGCCACCACAAATGGTCATGGCGGGCATACAGCAGCCATACGCCAACAACTGCCACCGGCACATGTGATGCCGTTGCCGCCACCAATGAAGTCAGTGACAAATGTCACACCCACTGGAAATTGCAGCAATATACCGACGCCACCACAGCAAATGATACGTAGCAATTCGTCGAGTGGTGTTACAATGCAGAACAGCGCTTCAGCGAGCTTGAATAAACTACAACGTCATCGCACGGCTGCTGATGGCACCATGATGACGTTTTCCTCATTTCGTGGTACATCCTCCAGCAATTCACCCAAACGCAGTCAACAGCCGGCGTTAGCTAATTTGGAATTTCCACCACCGCCACTGGATTTGCCACCACCACCAGAAGAGTTCGAGAcaccgccgccgccaccaccacccGCACCAGCAGCCGAGGTGTTGGAAGAACTACAATCGGCAAGTATAACCTCAACACAATATCCCTTACCGAATAGCAGTAGTAATGATGTCTCGAACACTGCACCCAGTGTTGAGGAAGCAAGCACACGATTCGGTGTGTCCTTACGTAAGCGTGAACCATCGACAGACTCATGCAGTTCGCTGGGGTCGCCACCGGAGGTTGCAAATGCCAATACAAATGCTGGTGGTAATGTGCAAGAGCTCACTATGAAGGAGAAATTAATGGCGGAAATCAAAGACCGTTCCAAAGAGAATTCCGCCAACAATGCAAATTTGCAAAATGGCAGCACCGTACCAGCAGGTAGTGGCGTAGACCCCGTGTCTTTGCTGTTCACAGAGTTGGCCGAAATGAATTTGACAAAGCAAAAATCAACACCACCGCAACTACCAAAAGCTCAAAGTGGTGGTAGTAACGGTGATTCTAGCGGTTCGCAAACGCAATCTCAAGAAAATGGCAATACAAACTCATTTAAGGCACAGCTTAAGAAAGttgaaccaaaaaaattaccaacACCCACACAAAAGACCGAAAATCAAACGACGATCATTGACTTTAAGGCGCATTTACGAAAAGTTGAAAAGGACCCAAAAGATAAAAAAGATGCAGGCATAGATGAGGCGCCTAAAACTATACTACAAAAGGGACAAACTGTGATCTCTACGGGCACACTGGGCCGCAAGAGTGACAAGAAATTCACCACACCGATGACAATGGCGCCAACGATGGGCACATTAACAACACAACAAAAGACTGAAAATACAAAACATGACATGGCCAATAGCAATAATGGCAATACTATTAACCCTACTAATACCAACACTAACTCAACCGCAAATATCAATGGTAATACTCAACATAATGCAAATGCAAGTTCCAATTTAAATTGCAACAATACGCCAAACACCACTGAGCTAGCAGATACTCCAGTGGTCGCAAACGATGGCGATGCTGGCAAACGTCGTAGCACAGGTAGTATAAATAGTTTGAAGAAATTATGGGAGCAATCGGGCAGTGGTGCCGATTATGCAAGCACCCTATCACAGGCGAACTGCTCAACAAATAGTGGCAGCACTGGCACGAATTCCAACAATACCAACAGTACTAGCACCTCGAGCACCAATCAACTTTCACCAAAATTCAATTTGAAGCCCATCTCGAATGCTGCAACCACGCCCACAACAAATTCGAATCGTTTTCCACCATTTAGCACCCAAATCTCACCACGTACCAATGCCATGAATGCCACCAATTCCATGGCAACTAAGCCGCCACCAGCtgcaccaccaccaccgccccCTACTACCAACAACAGCACAAATAATCAAACTCAGAATCACAATCAAAATTCCATTTTCAACAATTCCCATTGCACGAAATCCCAACTAACAACCTCTCTTTCAACTCAACTATTCACAGATGGTAATCATCAGTATGGTGAACAAGGTACTTCAAACACCAATAACTCCACCGCTAGCACATCAACCGGAAATAACACAACGACTAACAACGAAATCGCTACAATGAGCCAATCACTTTTTGTAGAGCACAGCAGTGCGGCAAACACCGGCGGCAATCTAATGCAGCCAAACAATAAACTCACCACATCGACTATCACTACAAATGCGGCTGCAACAGCTGCGAATAATACAACAAACAACATTGCCACTACAAATAAACCCGCCGTACCGCTGAAACCCACCAAACTGACCATCTACGCCACGCCCATCTCACAGAAGATCGCTGCCAGCGCATTGGATAGCACCACAAACTCACCACTCGGTAGCGCACTGCAAAGTTCCACACAAATCACACGCGAGAGCATACTAGAACTTGTCGGGCTGCTCGAAACTTCACTGCATCAGCATCCCGTCAACTCGATCTCGGCCTCACAGTGGCTACAACTAAGCGACAAACTCAACATACTGCAAAATAATTGCGTAGTCTTCGCTGACAACGAAACAATGCCGCCACATTCGAAATTCCATTTTCGCGAATTGGTGACACGCGTCGAAACGCAATCGCAGAGTCTGCGCACTGCCGGCAGTAAAAATGTACAAGACAACGAGCGTCTGGTCAGCGAGGTGGGTCAATCGTTGAAGCAGCTAACAAATGCCTTGCATaggtaa